The following proteins are co-located in the Camelina sativa cultivar DH55 chromosome 12, Cs, whole genome shotgun sequence genome:
- the LOC104733697 gene encoding transcription factor bHLH54-like: MGFDERNLRAIHQMNCPHKARQACNNNTLANFAEDFSPSPSLLNHNSDLLAMRKPNTVDESNTNCIDGQSLSNSSDDEKASVTSVKGKTIATKGTATDTQSLYARKRREKINERLKTLQNLVPNGTKVDISTMLEEAVHYVKFLQLQIKSCRVFSKTELN; this comes from the exons ATGGGATTTGATGAAAGGAATTTAAGAGCAATTCATCAAATGAATTGTCCTCATAAGGCACGACAAGCATGCAACAACAATACTCTCGCTAACTTTGCTGAGGATTTCAGTCCTTCTCCTTCGCTattaaatcataattctgatTTATTGGCAATGCGGAAACC CAATACGGTTGACGAAAGCAACACTAATTGTATAGATGGTCAGAGCTTAAGCAACAGTTCAGATGATGAGAAAGCTTCGGTCACAAGTGTTAAAGGCAAAACAATAGCCACCAAAGGAACAGCCACTGATACTCAAAGCCTTTATGCTCGG AAACGAAGAGAGAAGATTAACGAAAGGCTTAAGACACTGCAGAACCTTGTGCCGAACGGGACAAAAGTAGACATAAGCACGATGCTTGAAGAAGCGGTCCATTACGTGAAGTTCTTGCAGCTTCAAATTAAG AGTTGCCGCGTCTTTAGCAAAACTGAGCTAAACTGA
- the LOC104732325 gene encoding chaperone protein dnaJ 20, chloroplastic-like gives MKCCYKSSSILSTNHHSFLYKQSISSLPPSPASFPSTLSYPTRTRFTSTRIQSRLIHDDPVKQSSQDLTFYDLLGVTDSVTLPEIKQAYKQLARKYHPDVSPPDRVEEYTDRFIRVQEAYETLSDPRRRVLYDRDLSMGFSLSFSGRRRNRYDEEVVEEKSEWKAKWQTQLSGLRRRSNQKDNDNSMSWAARMRRQRQDSL, from the exons ATGAAGTGTTGTTacaaatcatcatcaatccTCTCAACCAATCACCACTCATTCCTCTACAAACAATCAATCTCCTCTCTACCACCATCACCAGCATCGTTCCCATCAACTCTCTCttacccaacccgaacccgattCACATCCACCCGGATCCAATCTCGTCTCATCCACGACGATCCAGTAAAACAATCATCACAAGACCTAACCTTCTACGATCTTCTCGGCGTCACCGATTCAGTCACTCTCCCAGAGATCAAACAAGCCTATAAACAACTCGCTCGAAAATACCACCCGGACGTTTCTCCACCGGATCGGGTCGAAGAGTACACGGATCGGTTTATCAGAGTTCAAGAAGCTTACGAAACTCTCTCAGATCCTCGCCGGAGAGTTTTGTATGATCGTGATTTGTCTATGGGGTTTTCATTATCTTTCTCCGGTCGACGACGTAACCGATACGATGag GAAGTGGTGGAGGAAAAGAGTGAGTGGAAGGCAAAATGGCAAACTCAGCTCTCAGGGCTAAGGAGAAGAAGCAATCAgaaagataatgataactcaatGTCTTGGGCTGCTAGAATGCGTCGTCAACGTCAAGATTCTTTATGA